From a region of the Nitrospirota bacterium genome:
- a CDS encoding diguanylate cyclase, whose translation MSILDSQRARVMVMSPTASVRRAFQARVQAAGYDVWSGPEGSACDVEAVICHLPGSGMGALALLQDLRDSHSDACLIVAGRDHGAERTAALLRTGAFDYLATPVPDGRLEEALRQGLEVRRSFLQVRELSDKLQQANEELARERDGLRHWNQSLVLVNDLSQSFAGTLDAEEIVQMVGHRLTPMLDLDLLGVGWCAPPRAWVHAAPATDSATIQRVQGVLLAGGSGSVTRTPEGTVAGESAVGGAVLEVPLRVAQEPVGFLRLQRGSREPFEPYHVELIKAVTTSLALALRNAEAHLQVQSQALTDGLTNLLNRRAFTNILAREFREAERYQTPLCLIMLDVDHFKSVNDRFGHPVGDRLLQDVAGLIGQAIRTVDIATRYGGEEFAIILPRTDVAQAQVLANRIRELLAQQTFLADGARFGLTVSMGIAQTPNPQIATVDDLVAAADEALYQAKTRGRNRVETNQSVRNGAAQTMEGPVYKREKVGVGNAGARC comes from the coding sequence GTGAGCATACTTGATTCCCAGCGAGCCCGAGTGATGGTGATGAGCCCCACCGCGTCGGTCCGGAGGGCGTTTCAGGCTCGGGTGCAGGCCGCCGGCTACGACGTGTGGAGCGGGCCGGAGGGGAGCGCCTGCGACGTGGAAGCGGTGATCTGCCATCTCCCCGGATCGGGAATGGGGGCGCTCGCGCTCTTGCAGGATCTCCGAGATTCCCATTCCGATGCCTGCCTGATTGTGGCGGGGCGGGATCACGGAGCCGAGCGCACGGCGGCCTTGCTGCGGACCGGCGCCTTCGATTATCTGGCCACTCCCGTGCCGGACGGCCGGTTGGAAGAGGCGTTGCGCCAGGGGCTGGAGGTCCGTCGGTCCTTTCTGCAGGTCCGGGAACTGTCCGACAAGTTGCAGCAAGCCAACGAAGAGCTGGCCCGGGAACGGGACGGGTTGCGGCACTGGAACCAGAGTCTCGTGCTGGTCAACGATCTCAGCCAGAGTTTTGCCGGCACCCTGGATGCCGAGGAAATCGTGCAGATGGTCGGCCATCGGCTGACCCCTATGCTCGATCTTGACCTGCTGGGCGTCGGTTGGTGTGCGCCCCCGCGCGCATGGGTCCATGCCGCCCCGGCGACCGACTCGGCGACCATTCAGCGAGTGCAGGGTGTCTTGCTCGCCGGCGGATCCGGATCGGTCACGCGGACCCCGGAGGGGACGGTCGCAGGCGAGTCTGCCGTCGGGGGCGCGGTCTTGGAAGTGCCGCTCAGGGTGGCCCAGGAGCCGGTCGGGTTCCTGCGGCTCCAACGGGGATCACGCGAACCCTTCGAGCCGTACCATGTGGAACTCATCAAGGCCGTCACAACCTCGCTGGCGTTGGCCCTGCGGAATGCGGAGGCGCATCTGCAGGTCCAAAGCCAGGCGTTGACGGACGGGCTGACGAACCTGCTCAACCGGCGGGCCTTCACGAACATTCTGGCCCGTGAATTCCGCGAAGCCGAACGATACCAGACTCCGCTGTGCCTGATCATGCTGGACGTGGATCATTTCAAATCCGTGAACGACCGGTTCGGGCATCCGGTCGGAGATCGGCTTCTTCAGGATGTGGCCGGGTTGATCGGGCAGGCCATTCGGACGGTGGACATTGCCACGCGGTACGGGGGCGAGGAGTTTGCGATCATTCTGCCGCGGACCGACGTGGCTCAGGCCCAGGTGCTGGCCAATCGCATCCGCGAGCTGCTGGCGCAGCAGACGTTTCTCGCCGACGGCGCGCGCTTCGGCCTGACGGTCAGTATGGGGATCGCCCAGACGCCCAATCCGCAGATCGCCACGGTGGACGATCTCGTGGCGGCGGCCGACGAGGCGCTCTACCAGGCGAAGACGCGCGGACGGAACCGCGTCGAAACGAACCAGTCCGTCCGGAATGGGGCGGCGCAGACGATGGAGGGCCCAGTGTACAAGCGGGAAAAGGTCGGCGTCGGAAACGCCGGGGCCAGGTGCTGA
- a CDS encoding flagellar protein FlaG, giving the protein MSNDLHPVVNGAGGLLTASAPDRTSTHPAPASSPVAATSGGSAAVEDAIREANRALAAASTSFRFAHDDETNQIVVSVLDENTGKVIRQVPSPEQLSIAARLRAVAGLFLNQRV; this is encoded by the coding sequence ATGAGCAATGACCTCCATCCAGTCGTAAACGGTGCCGGAGGGCTGCTGACGGCCTCTGCCCCGGACAGGACGTCGACCCATCCCGCCCCCGCATCCTCGCCGGTGGCGGCAACTTCCGGTGGAAGTGCCGCCGTCGAGGACGCGATCAGAGAAGCCAATCGGGCCTTGGCAGCCGCCTCGACGTCGTTCCGATTCGCCCATGACGATGAGACCAACCAGATCGTCGTGAGCGTGCTGGACGAAAATACGGGCAAGGTGATCCGGCAAGTCCCGTCGCCGGAGCAGTTGTCCATCGCCGCTCGTCTCCGTGCCGTGGCCGGCTTGTTTCTCAATCAACGGGTCTGA
- a CDS encoding PilZ domain-containing protein, with translation MGRRRRWRAQCTSGKRSASETPGPGAEMARVSSADTPRLRETQPVEDDRRELLRIDDRLLLEYWPFGEAPESGERRSLPQVDEAITAFIARPTTDLLARAAAQEADQATVIEARLAPWLMKVDWALELILKTVARMSPQGLAIPCLTEVNISGGGICFEAPRRFEGGAQLELRIILPPFVPIATVAEVVRVIPVRRSHSDAASRGGSDRFSTAARFASINSEGRERLIRHILHLQAERLRARHMGAAYARGDES, from the coding sequence ATGGGGCGGCGCAGACGATGGAGGGCCCAGTGTACAAGCGGGAAAAGGTCGGCGTCGGAAACGCCGGGGCCAGGTGCTGAGATGGCGCGCGTATCCTCAGCTGACACGCCACGGCTGCGCGAGACCCAGCCGGTCGAGGATGATCGGCGGGAGTTGCTGCGTATCGACGACCGGTTGCTCCTTGAGTACTGGCCGTTCGGCGAGGCGCCGGAATCAGGCGAACGCCGCTCCCTGCCGCAGGTGGACGAGGCCATTACGGCGTTCATTGCGCGCCCGACCACCGACCTGCTGGCCCGGGCCGCCGCGCAGGAGGCGGATCAGGCCACCGTGATCGAAGCGCGGCTTGCCCCCTGGCTGATGAAAGTGGATTGGGCGCTGGAGCTGATCCTGAAAACCGTGGCCCGCATGAGCCCGCAGGGGCTGGCCATTCCCTGCCTGACCGAGGTGAATATCAGCGGCGGCGGGATCTGCTTCGAGGCGCCGCGCCGGTTCGAGGGTGGCGCGCAACTGGAACTGCGGATCATCCTGCCGCCCTTCGTGCCCATCGCGACGGTGGCTGAAGTGGTGCGGGTGATTCCGGTTCGGCGCAGCCACTCCGATGCGGCGTCCCGCGGAGGCTCCGACCGGTTTTCGACGGCGGCGCGGTTCGCCTCGATCAACTCGGAGGGACGGGAGCGGCTCATCCGGCACATCCTGCACCTGCAGGCAGAGCGGCTGCGTGCGCGCCACATGGGTGCGGCATATGCACGAGGCGACGAGAGCTAG
- a CDS encoding MinD/ParA family protein produces the protein MELSDSRRGNLSHAGDRSGDTLLRTIFPGCSTLPAMAIIVSVASGKGGVGKSVVASNLALLLARHGKQVVLADLDVGGANLHVLFGLFHPSRTLTDFLAKRVETLDAVAQPLDAHPGLRLLPGTGETLATANMPFAKKKRLIRHLKDLPADIVVVDVGAGTSYHALDFFLMGDAHLAVATADPTSVLDLYRFIKLAAIRRVLSAFLARDEIAEVLSDRDFASVEEVLEAAGKTGDAGRAQAADMLQGFRPYLILNRMSGRSRINTLQLKNLLQSYVGGDLAMLGEIPEDEAVERSVRRYLPVVDHAPLSPAAESFNRLAEALLLELRGRA, from the coding sequence ATGGAGTTATCGGACAGCCGGCGGGGAAACTTGAGCCACGCCGGCGACCGATCCGGAGACACTCTCCTGCGGACAATTTTCCCCGGGTGTAGTACACTCCCGGCCATGGCGATCATCGTGTCGGTGGCGTCCGGCAAGGGCGGCGTGGGCAAGAGCGTCGTCGCGTCGAACCTGGCCCTGCTCTTGGCGCGACACGGCAAGCAGGTCGTGCTGGCCGATCTGGACGTCGGCGGCGCCAACCTCCACGTCCTCTTCGGCCTGTTCCACCCGTCCCGCACCCTGACCGATTTTCTCGCCAAGCGGGTGGAGACGCTCGACGCCGTGGCCCAACCTCTCGACGCCCATCCCGGCCTCCGCCTGCTGCCCGGAACCGGAGAGACGCTGGCCACCGCCAACATGCCCTTCGCAAAGAAAAAGCGCCTGATTCGTCATCTGAAGGACCTGCCCGCCGACATCGTCGTCGTGGACGTGGGCGCGGGCACCAGCTATCATGCGCTGGATTTTTTCCTGATGGGCGACGCCCACCTCGCCGTGGCCACGGCCGACCCCACGTCGGTGCTGGACCTCTACCGCTTCATCAAGCTGGCCGCCATCCGGCGGGTGCTGTCGGCGTTCCTCGCACGGGATGAAATCGCCGAGGTCCTGTCCGACCGCGACTTCGCCAGCGTCGAGGAAGTGCTGGAGGCCGCGGGCAAGACCGGCGACGCGGGCCGGGCCCAAGCCGCGGACATGCTGCAAGGGTTCCGTCCCTACTTGATTCTGAATCGGATGTCCGGACGCTCGCGGATCAACACCCTGCAGCTCAAGAACCTGCTGCAATCCTACGTCGGCGGGGACTTGGCTATGCTCGGCGAGATTCCCGAAGACGAAGCGGTGGAACGGTCCGTACGCCGCTATCTCCCGGTCGTGGACCATGCGCCCCTATCTCCTGCCGCCGAGTCCTTCAACCGCCTCGCGGAGGCGCTCCTGTTGGAGCTCCGCGGACGGGCCTAG
- a CDS encoding response regulator, with product MKIMVVDDMSTMRRIVKNVLKQLGFTNVEEAENGKEALEKLKGEPYGFVVSDWNMPVMTGIDMLRAIRADEALKQIPVLMVTAEAQKENIIEAVQAGVSNYIVKPFTAEALQDKMAKIFK from the coding sequence ATGAAAATCATGGTGGTGGACGATATGTCCACGATGCGTCGCATCGTCAAAAACGTCTTGAAGCAGCTCGGGTTCACCAATGTCGAGGAAGCCGAGAACGGGAAGGAAGCCCTCGAGAAGCTCAAGGGGGAGCCCTACGGTTTCGTCGTGTCCGACTGGAACATGCCGGTCATGACGGGGATCGACATGCTCCGGGCGATCCGCGCCGACGAGGCGCTCAAGCAGATTCCGGTCCTGATGGTGACCGCGGAAGCGCAGAAAGAGAACATCATCGAGGCGGTGCAGGCCGGCGTCAGCAACTACATCGTCAAGCCGTTTACGGCCGAGGCGCTGCAAGACAAGATGGCGAAGATCTTCAAATAG
- a CDS encoding protein-glutamate O-methyltransferase CheR produces the protein MGPGVCPSREGNSTMQLSPDTFKQLRDLIYERSGMYFQDNKKYILEGRLQSRLRERHCRSYEDYYNLLKFDAWRDSELTALFDLITTNETFFYRDVPQLHAFNDTIVPAIMEANREASKLRIWSAACSTGDEPYTLAMMLLERPALANWSIEILGSDISETVLSHARRGAYSAHSVRNIPPDLLKKYFALEGSQYVLSPKAKQLVKFMNVNLYDQARLKMLRGMDVIFCRNCLIYFDDKAKQKIVASLYDCLRPNGYLVIGFSESMHAVSSAFKTMHAHRTVLYQKA, from the coding sequence ATGGGGCCCGGGGTCTGTCCGTCTCGTGAAGGAAATAGCACCATGCAGTTGAGCCCCGACACCTTCAAGCAGCTCCGGGATCTGATCTACGAACGGAGCGGGATGTATTTTCAGGACAACAAGAAATACATCCTGGAGGGACGGTTGCAGTCTCGGCTGCGCGAGCGACACTGCCGATCCTACGAAGACTACTACAATCTCTTGAAATTCGACGCCTGGCGGGACAGCGAGCTGACGGCCCTGTTCGACTTGATCACGACGAACGAAACCTTTTTCTATCGGGACGTGCCCCAATTGCACGCGTTCAACGACACGATCGTGCCGGCCATTATGGAGGCGAACCGAGAGGCGTCGAAGCTCCGGATCTGGAGCGCCGCCTGCTCCACGGGGGACGAGCCCTACACGTTGGCCATGATGCTGCTGGAGCGGCCGGCGTTGGCCAACTGGTCGATCGAAATTCTGGGCAGCGACATCAGCGAGACCGTTCTGAGCCATGCCCGCCGAGGCGCCTACAGTGCCCACTCGGTGCGCAACATTCCGCCGGATCTCCTCAAGAAATACTTTGCTCTCGAGGGCAGTCAGTACGTGCTGTCCCCCAAGGCCAAGCAACTCGTCAAATTCATGAACGTCAATCTCTACGACCAGGCGCGCCTGAAGATGCTGCGGGGGATGGATGTGATCTTCTGCCGGAACTGCCTGATTTACTTCGACGACAAGGCCAAGCAAAAGATCGTGGCCAGCCTGTATGACTGCTTGCGGCCGAACGGCTATCTGGTTATCGGGTTCTCGGAGTCCATGCACGCGGTTTCGAGCGCCTTCAAAACGATGCACGCGCATCGGACGGTGCTGTACCAGAAAGCCTGA
- the fliS gene encoding flagellar export chaperone FliS, whose amino-acid sequence MLVTHKIQVYRQNQLQQASPIELVVLLYDKAITRLGDAARLVQEGRLADKAKAICHAVDIITELHAVLDKDRGGEIAAKLDQLYTYMVQQLTVANYENDPKPMAEVARLLEELQQGWKGLAQQMAGGAQPPAGYVKPGVPMRQLNSVG is encoded by the coding sequence ATGCTTGTTACGCACAAGATTCAGGTCTACCGCCAGAACCAGCTCCAACAGGCCTCGCCGATCGAACTGGTCGTGTTGCTCTACGACAAGGCGATCACGCGGCTGGGCGACGCCGCCCGGTTGGTTCAGGAAGGTCGGCTCGCGGACAAGGCCAAGGCGATCTGTCATGCGGTGGATATCATCACCGAGCTGCACGCCGTCCTGGACAAGGACCGGGGCGGAGAAATCGCGGCCAAACTGGACCAGCTCTACACCTACATGGTGCAGCAGCTCACCGTCGCCAATTACGAGAATGATCCCAAACCGATGGCGGAAGTGGCCCGTCTCTTGGAGGAGTTGCAGCAGGGATGGAAGGGGTTGGCGCAGCAGATGGCCGGCGGGGCGCAGCCGCCCGCCGGATACGTCAAGCCCGGCGTCCCCATGCGGCAGCTCAACAGCGTCGGCTAG
- a CDS encoding DNA-binding protein, translating to MSQDTRSGAEHEILTVLDVARFLRVPKSTVYKLARLGELPASKIGKHWRFQRRDIQQWVHSRSNQLLIG from the coding sequence ATGAGCCAGGACACACGCTCGGGGGCCGAGCACGAGATTTTGACCGTGCTTGACGTCGCCCGGTTTCTGCGGGTTCCCAAGTCCACGGTCTACAAATTGGCCAGGCTGGGCGAACTGCCGGCTTCCAAAATCGGGAAGCACTGGCGGTTTCAGCGCAGGGATATCCAGCAGTGGGTCCACAGCCGCTCGAACCAGCTCTTGATCGGTTAA